The DNA segment AATGGGACAAAAGACAGTAAGTTTAGCGGCTGAAGTGCGGTAATCAATGTATTTTTAATCTACTCAGAACAAGATGAAAGGatgattttcattcaaataaatcttTTGAGTTCCTTACATGTCACTCATGACACTTTTGAAGGGCGATCTTGTCCGGCAAACAATTCCATATTTTTGAGGAAAGAAGCTTTGACGTCCCATATAGAACTTCTCTTGGCctgtatgaaaataatattgataaactaCCTCTCTTTCAAACTTTAAAGTGGTTTACAGTCCTTCATTGTTCCCAGCTTGAAACCTATTCGTTGATATCTACTTACAAAATATATCATGAAACTAGGACATCTATTTTTAATCTAAGATCAGCTAAGTAAATCAACATTCCACTCCGGCCAAGAACGTAAAGTGCAATAGATTAACATCTATTTATACCAAATCCCAAAAACATCCAAAGCATAAAGGAGTCTAATTTAAACGAACCTTGTTTGAGAGTCTGCATTTCAGATGCCAAGCGGGCCTCAATGTAGACAGCCTTACCAGAAAGAGTCTgaaggaaaataattgaaaatggtaGTATATTAACACTTTTCTTCGGCATTACGCAAATAAGGCATTATGGGTAAACTTATTAACAACTATAAAGTTACCAGATACTTTTACTGTAAGTGTTATTTCAAGGTAGCAAcaccttgtttatttgtttattttttcacctaCAGCTCGTTTTCCCCTTAAGCTGCCAATGATGGGAAAATATCGATCTGCATTGGTCTTCTGTGTGAAAGCAGAAGATGGAAGAGAATTTCGTAGTGTTTGCGATTATTATTCCAGCGATTTGAATGTTATACTGAGGGATGTTAAATGAAAACAGCGTTTTTAACTCCGACAGAAAGCACAGACGTGACTTTTGAAAGGGAAAAGGTTGTAAGACTAGGAACGACTATCCCAAAGAAGAATTTACTCCAGATTGTATTCTTAAGCAAGAACCAATGAGGCAATGAGAAAATACTACGAGATAGTGGTTCACTAACTGTCATAAGAAACTAGACGTATTTAGCAACCACAATTCTTATTGCTTTAGTTACTGATGATTTTTCTCTCTACAGTATCACTATTCTAGGAATAACTTTATTCACCGTTCTAAGTTACTAGGAGCTTCACCATCATCTTCGTTGCTGATATTTGTaacgatgttattattattactgaagataCACTTACAACTGATCATTGCTCATATGAAACCTTGATCATACTCACAGCAGCAACGCCGTCTGCGATGACGTCGACGTAGTTTTTCTCTCCCGAGATGAGATTTCCGATGTCGCGGTAAACGCCCGAGGTTGCAGACTGCAAATAGGAAAGAAACTTTTATCGATTTGTCCATCTTCATACGTACTTGGATATCgtctttcattatttcattatcacaaatatgcgatatatatagtaatagtgtATGTATTACTGAATCACGATGATATGGAATGtgttgaatgtataaataaaagcaaacaccACGAGGGAAaggtgaaacaacggagtggttaCTAGGCCTAAGTTACCTTAGGTCTTTATAGAAAGAGCAAGTGCTTTGCTAAAACACGAATTGTGTATTAATGGAATCATTTACCTCAACTTAAATATAACTCTTTTGGTTTCCATAAGGTGAGTTTTCCAGTATTTTGCTCAATAAAGTTATTTCAATCAGCTAAAACAATGTCTGTGAAAGTTATGAAGCTATTTATGCTATACCTTATTTATCACACTAAAGTAATGTTGATTGTTTAGATTTTGAAGCTACCTTCCCTAGCTTATTACACCTAATTAAGTCTTTCCGACCTTCAGTGTATCAACAAAGCGGTTTGCCTTAACTTAAACCTAATTTTCGGGTAATGAAGCTGTTTCCCCAAACTTAAACTCTATATCTTCCTGACAAATTCAAGCTATTTATCATTAACCAAGACATCTATGGTAAAAGAAGAGACTTCCCTCAACTCAGGCTACCAAATCTATGCGTATTAAGAGACCCACCTTGAAGAGGAAGTCGATGTTTCATTACCCAAGACCTCCATGATTAAAAGAAGAAGTTTCCCTCAACTCAGGCCTAAATCTACGCTGATTACGAGACCAACCTTGAAGAGGAAGTCGATGTTTCATTAACCAAGACCTCCATGATTAAAAGAAGAGGTTTCCCTAAACTCCGGCTACCAAATCTATGCTGATTACCAGACCCACCTTGAAGAGGAAGTCGATGCTTCCTTCTCTGAAGATCACGGGATAAAATCCTTTGTCTGTCGCACCGAGGAGATCGGAGAGGGAGTCTATCGGCTTCTCGTAACTGGGGACGCTCAGGTAGGCCGTGAGGACTCCAGAATACACGGCTGGAAATTGcaagatatttataaataatgacaCCATTATATAACAGACAAGAGCGAGTGagatttttatacaaaattactGGGACGCTCATGTGTTTACGAAATGTATAATTTCTATCCAGCACCATCCAGGTTATTCATTTAATGATGAGATGCGCATTGAATTATATAAGCCTCcatgtaaaaatatagataatatcagCATTTACAGCAAATTGCTTGTGTGTTAAGCTAACATATGCCAAGTGCTTTTTATTAGGAAAACGGTCACCGTGGTGTGGTCGGCATCGATGTGATATCTTTAGACATAGcttacaacaaaacaaaagactAGTCACTCACAATTGATGTAATAACAGTACAGGTACCAAGCACCGAAGAGGTACCTGATGGACCAAGACGGAGGCACCAAGGTGTTGTCCATTCTCACGAGGCTACGGAAGGTGCTGTAGGTGATGCGATCCAAAGTCATGTCTTTCGAGCTTCTTCTTCTATCAGGAGTCGATAGAGAGAGCAGGTTCGTGACATAGATCGCGAAGCTGTAAGCGAAGACGCTTAGTCCCAGCACCAGCCAAACCTGTGTCCATTACAGAAAATAAGATTTTACACTTACATCGGTACAAGCactagaaaaaaataagagcGTTGAGGCGAAAATGTATAAGTAGCTTCTCTATTACTTCTTATTTAGGTTAAAAGCTTTAATTGCGTACAAAAACTTCATTATTTGTTGTAAATGTAACTTTGATTTATCAAGTTTTCTTGTCTCACTATCTTCTTTAGCCAGATTTTTCGCTGCTAACGTTTTAGAATTGCATAGAAAGATTTTATATAAGCATTTCTTCATACTAAGCTCAAGAGTAGGGGATTTATGAATAAAGATATCTATAAGTCTTGCAGTAGGTACATTTGATGGAGACATATTACGTTACTGTTGACTTTTCTGGCCTTGTTGCATGCTCCCGCTTTCACCAAACTTTTGTTCTGTAGGATGTTTCCAGTAATTGTTACGGAAGCCTATATTTCAACGGTTTCTTGTATTCAATGGTGGTCAGTCATTACTATAGTGACCAGACTTAATACAGTCCTATTAGACTCAGGTTTGTTTACCTGATTTCTACCAAGGATTTACCAGCGAGAAAAACCTCTAAAATAAATAGCTTTACCTCATGATCACATAAACAGCGCAATTTGTGATTCTTGCTAATGATACTCCTCATTGATCTTCAAtcataccactttttttttttatcgacattTTTAATTCACATTCCTCTGCGATCAACTTTATTTAAAGGACTTTCGTCCCGACGATACTTGCTGCCTATCTGCAGTTCCCGTACCAccttaaaaacaaaagacaaaataaaaatcaaatgcaaGTGAAAAATGTCTGACCTCCGGGGTGAAAGGGGAAAACACGGCAAACGCCCTGCTCTTTTCTTTCGGTGTCCGGGAGACGCACGTCGAGGACTCGATGTAGTAAGGGAAGGTGAAGTCCACGACAGTCTCCCTTGACGCTGTGGAGATATGGTACACGTTTTGTAAACTCTCTCGatccaaagaggaaaataaacgCTCTTCTAAATCTAACATGAAATGTTGCCATTGAATATAATCATCAATGTTCTAATCTCTGAATCTTTATGTTCATATGACTAAAGATGTTTCATGCACTGGCAATATATGCATTGATCATACTCCAACTAGGATACCAGAACATTTATGCAATTTTACAATTGCACCATGCGTATCTGTGTAATGTTGCCCTGTATTTTCttgtttaaaagattttttatagtTAAACGTGGAGTCTATATCCCGTAGACTATATGTGCGCACACCTAACGTTTTGAAAAGTATAGTGTACgatcatatttttatcatttaatttcagTCTGACTAAATTGTGCAACGACTTTCCTAATCCTGTGGTTGAATAGTTCGAATTTTGAGAGATTAAAATTAGTgcaaatgcttttatttttgttaagcagCCGGAAATGACGCActtcatagttttctttttttatttgtcttgtttTACTTTGTTATCTATCGCATTTGTTGCATTTATCTTGTAGCGTTTTACTTTTCCAAGTTGGGTTGCAACTtgatctgtaataataataataataataataataataataataataattaataataataataataataataatattttggaagaagacactcttttaggcaaatgctgttaaaaagaatggcagaattaagcgagttaattttttatattgttttttctactttcctaacaattcgcttctcaggctcagcggtgtttctgagtaactggccaatattcatattgggaatttctaaaaattatcaaaatgctgaaggtgatcttttattttattaaaacagtcgtcagtgccggtaataatcaataataataataataataataataataataataataatcaaatataataataataataataataataataataatatgcactttaattcattttacttaCTACACTTAAAGAATTTTGCTATCTTGACATATCAGTCCTGCATATTAGTAGTTTATGATCTTTTATAGGCCAAAAAGGAAAGTTAATTTGTATATTCATAATATCGTCTTTTTACAACTTTTAGATCTTATTAATGAATCTACCATGCACCGTAGATAACATTTTCGATCCTATAATCTTACTGCCTGTAATCTAAGTATATAAGTAAATCGGTCACGATTCTGTAGTATTAATTCGTTAAGTAACTTTATTCTGAGTAATCCAGTCTTAAATATTAATTTCGTTCATTTTCAATTCATCTCTTCATTTATCTTTGGTAAAATCCTATTGTCTgttaattagaaaataataactGTTAATGGCATCAATGAAATCTTGCCTGTAATAGTGGTTTCGTTAACTACTAGTTTCAAAAGCCCATTATCTGTCCTTTTACAGATACCTGTACATAAGCTACTATAGGATCTTACCTGTAATAGTGATTTCGTCAAATGCGCATTTTAAAAATCCATTATCTGTCCTTTTACGGGTAACTGTATACATAAGCCACTGTAGGATCCTACCTGTAATAGCGATTTCGTCAAACGATCATTTTAAAAATCCATTACCTGTCCTTTTACGGATAGCTGTATACAGAAGCTACTATAGGATCTTACCTGTAATAGCGATTTCGTTAAATGCGCATTTTAAAAATCCATTATCTGTCCTTTTACAGGTACCTGTACATAAGCTACTGTAGGATCTTACCTGTAATAGTGGTTTCGATAACTATCAGTTTCAAAAGAACATTATCTGTCCTTTTACAGACACATGTACATAAGCTACTATAGGGATCTTACCTGTAATAGTGATTTCGTCAAATGATCATTTTAAAAATCCATTATCTGCCCTTTTACAGGTACCTGTACACAAACTACTATAGGGATCTTACCTGTAATAGTGATTTCGTCAAATGATCATTTTAAAAATCCATTATCTGTCCTTTTACAGATACCTGTACATAAGCTAGTGTACGATCTTACCTGTAATAGTAATTTCGTCGATTGCAAAGTGAGCTTTGTACATGGACACCATCCCAATGAGACCTGATACTGTTCCATCGGGCTGAGGACCACCCCATTGGCCGTCCTCGGGAATAACGACTTCGATCCTGTAAGAGACGAAATTatgacaaatatattattattattattgttattattattattattattattattattattattattattattattattattattattattattattattattattattattattattattattattgggggaaaactctctatcacgagagtatatacaatgttctaaggggtccacaatgataaaaatgttaaaagatcgtgtataattcataaacactttgtaaaagctttcgaacccttccctgggttcatcttcagtccaaatgaatgtGTGgatcccttagaacattataattattattgttatattacttttattattattattggtgcggCATCTTTATTAATACAGTAAGTATCAGCAACATTTTCTGTGGAATATATCTCCACTAATTTCAAGGGTCTCTTCCAAATGCATCTAAAGATAGCTATCATTCTCTCAAAATTGTATCATCATTTTATGGCCATGTATTGCAATTCCAACCACAAATTAAAgcacgaaaataataaaaataagaaaaggagGATTGAGATTCGACAGAATAATAAAGATCGCATAGAGGAAggagaattttatttatgaaaatatttttcattcgaTCTAGGTTATAtaagattttcttctatttttttcttctatacgTTTTCCTCCATTCGCTCAAAGTGGATGTTACATTTTACTCTGTTGGCTCAAATTACAGGCTATGTTTTCCCTTTACCCTGAGTACTGAATATCATTTTCCTCTGGACATACATACGTGAAATTGGACGAACACCCTGGCCATACATACGTGAAATTGAGAGCTTGGCTTATGGTGGT comes from the Macrobrachium nipponense isolate FS-2020 chromosome 34, ASM1510439v2, whole genome shotgun sequence genome and includes:
- the LOC135207729 gene encoding glutamate receptor ionotropic, delta-2-like, which translates into the protein MEPDEAVTLLVTAFLQNGRMGFVPVGRWWRFQGGWSHKLYRPLTSLAHRQQFMNLRGRMMKVAAVDNWPWFGLKEGPTGEPLADTGIDASIITTISQALNFTIEVVIPEDGQWGGPQPDGTVSGLIGMVSMYKAHFAIDEITITASRETVVDFTFPYYIESSTCVSRTPKEKSRAFAVFSPFTPEVWLVLGLSVFAYSFAIYVTNLLSLSTPDRRRSSKDMTLDRITYSTFRSLVRMDNTLVPPSWSIRYLFGAWYLYCYYINSVYSGVLTAYLSVPSYEKPIDSLSDLLGATDKGFYPVIFREGSIDFLFKSATSGVYRDIGNLISGEKNYVDVIADGVAATLSGKAVYIEARLASEMQTLKQGQEKFYMGRQSFFPQKYGIVCRTRSPFKSVMSDILSHLNEGGLINKWKKEQVLKLGQNPVAGGRAYQRLSAVPSALTIEHLQGGFFVYVIGIFVTSLAFLVERQNLYCRRANKASQGPK